The DNA region ACCCGCGCCCGCAGTTGTGCGGCGTTGGCCACGGCGTTACCGGCGAAGTGGTTGTTCGTGTAGAGGTACAGCTTCTTACCCAGCGCCGCGGCCGCGGCGGCGACGTCGACGAACGGCTCGAGTTCGTCCTTCGAGTACAGGTAGTTGTAGCGGTCCTCGGACGCGTCGTGGTCCCACCATTGCGCTGCGTTGCGCCCGTGCAGGCGCGCGTAGGCCCACGGACGCTGTCGCAACTCCTCGACGAACACCTCTGGCGACTGGTACACCGAGGTCCGGAACTTCGGCTCGTCGATCAGCACCCACGCCGCGCCGGCCGCGTCGAGCAGGGCGAGCGTCTCGGGTCGCGCGTCGCTCCACGATCGATGCCGCAACTCGACGGCAAGGGGGACATCGCGCAGCGCCTCGGTCAGCCACGCCAGGTAGGCCATCGCCTGCTCCGTCGCCTGGAAGCTCGCAGGAAACTGCGCCAGCACCGGGCCGAGACGCCCGGCGTCGAGCAGCGGGGTGAGCGCGTCGAGCGCCGCGTCGAGCGCCGCCGGCGCCGGCTTCGGCACGACGTCCTTGTCGCGCGCCGAGGGCGCGTGCATGCGCGGATGGGTGAACTGCTGATGGAGCTTGACGGCGAACTCGAAGCCCGGCGGCGTCCGCTCCACCCAGCGGCGCGTCATCGATGTGTCGAGGTCGCGATAGAACGAGGCATTGACCTCCACCGTGCGGAACCGCTGCGCGTACCACTCGAGTTCATCGGCGCCGCCCCGGGCCTTCGGCGGCGGGTACACGATCCCCGTCCACGCACCGCGGCCGCGCGGGTAGTGCCACCCGGAGGTGCCGATCTGGATCAACGGGACGTGCTCGGCCATTGCTACAATTCCAGGTGAGGCCCGGGCACGCCGCGCCCGACCGTCCTCCCGATCCTCCCATGTCTGCCCCGGCCCTGACGATCACCGAGATCTACCCGTCCATCCAGGGCGAGTCGACGTTTGCCGGGCAACCCTGCACCTTCGTCCGGCTGACGGCCTGCGACCTGCGCTGCCGCTGGTGCGACACCGTCTATGCCTTCACCGAAGGCCGCAAGCAGTCGGTGGAGGACGTCCTTGCCGAGGTGCGGGCGATCGGCCTGCCGCTCGTCGAGCTGACCGGCGGTGAGCCGCTGCTGCAGAAGCAGGCGATCCCGTTGATGCAGGCGCTGATCGACGAGGGCTACACCGTGCTCCTCGAGACCGGCGGGCACGTGCCCATCGGTGACGTCCCGGCCGGCGTGCACCGCATCGTCGACGTGAAGTGCCCGGGCAGCGGCGAGGCCGAGCGCATGCACTGGCCCAACCTCGACATGCTGACGCAGCGCGACGAGGTGAAGTTCGTCATCGCCGACCGGCTCGACTTCGACTACGCCAGGGACGTCGTCACCACCTACGACCTCGCGGCCCGGTGCCGCGCCGTGCACCTCTCGCCGGCCTGGGGGCTCGTGCCGCCGGCCGATCTCGCGGCCTGGATTCTGGAGAGCCGCCTGCCCGTCCGGCTGCAACTGCAGCAGCACAAGTACGTGTGGGAGCCCTCCGCACGCCGAGTCTGACGTGGACGCCGCACCTGCCATCCTCCTCCTCAGCGGGGGACTCGACTCGTACACGGCCGGCGCGATTGCGAAGGCCGAAGGCTTCCGGCTGTTCGCCCTGACGGTGCGCTACGGCCAGACCCACGTCCAGGAGATCGAGGCGTCGCGGCGCGCCGCCCGCGCGCTCGGCGTGGAGCGTCACGTCGAGCTCGACCTGGACCTGCGCGACATCGCCCGGTCGGCACTGACCGGCGCCGGCGCCGTGCCGCTCGATCGCGACGTCGCGACCGCGCACGACATCCCGAGCACCTACGTGCCGGCCCGCAACACGATCTTCCTGTCGCTGGCGCTCGCCTGGGCGGAGACCGTCGGCGCCTCCGACATCGTCATCGGCGTCAACGCGCTCGACTACTCGGGCTACCCGGATTGCCGGCCCGAGTACGTCGCCGCCTACGAGGTGATGGCGCGGCTGGCGACGGCGGCTGGCGTGGGCGGGCGGCCGCTGCGCATCCACGCGCCGCTGCAGCACCTCACCAAGGCCGACATCATCCGCCGCGGCCTGGCGCTCGGGCTCGATTACGGCCTCACGCACTCGTGCTACGCCCCGACACCGGATGGTCGGCCGTGCGGGCGTTGCGACAGCTGTCAGTTACGCGCGCGCGGTTTCGCCGACGCCGGCGTCCCCGATCCGGCCCTCCGCCCCGCCGCGCCCGACTCCCGATTCCCGTCTCCCGACTCCCGTCTCCCGACTCCAGACTCCCGACTCCCGACTGCCGACTGCCGTTCAGTGATGCCCCCGACGACCACCTTCGCCGTGACCGACGCCGAGATCGCCTCGGCTTACCCCGTGATGCGACAGCTGCGCCCGCACCTCGACGAGGCCGCGTTCGTCGAGCGGGTGCGCGCCGCGGAGCGCCTCGGCCTGCGGCTCGTGCTGCACGCCGACCGGGGCCGCGTCGTCGCCGTCGCCGGATTCCGGCTGCTGGAGCAGTTGAAGAACGGGCTCGTGCTCTACGTCGACGATCTGGTCACCGACGAGGGCGAGCGATCGAAGGGGCACGGCGACGCCCTGCTGCACTGGCTGGTGGCCTACGCGCGCGAGCAGGGTTGCGTGGCCTTCGAGCTCGACTCCGGCGTGCAGCGCCACGGGGCCCATCGCTTCTACCTGCGCCACCGGATGCGCATCAGCGCGTACCATTTCGTCATCGACCTGTAACGCGGATCGCGGATCGCGGATCGGGAGGCCGCCGCCGGTGTCTCGTCCCGGCGTGAAGCCGTCGCCCTCGGGCGACGATGGCGATGCCTGCGCGAAGGCGACGACCTCCCTTCCGGCGTTCCCGGCAATCCCCTCTCCGTGTAGGCTACGTTCTCCATTTCCCGGAGAGCCTGCCGTGATTGCGCGTTGCCCTGCTGGCCTGCGTCATCGCCCTGATTGCCACCGCACCCCGGCCCGCGGCCCAGGGGCGGGCCGAACGCCCCAACGTCATCGTCATCCTCGCCGACGACATGGGGTACGGCGATCTCGGGTCGTACGGGAATCCCACCATCCGCACGCCCCACCTCGATCGACTCGCGGCGGAGGGCCAGCGGTGGACGAGCTTCTACGCGGGAGGCCCCGTATGTTCCCCGAGCCGCGCCGCACTGCTCACGGGCCGCCTGCCTGTCCGCAGCGGTGTCTACGGCCGCGAGAACCCGACGACCGGCGCCAACAGCGGCCCCGGGGTGTTCGGCCCTTCGCTCCCGACGGGGTTGCCCTCGTCCGAAGTGACCATCGCGGAGATGCTGAAGGCACGCGGGTACGCCACCGCGCTGATCGGCAAGTGGCATCTCGGCGATCGTCCCGAGATGCTCCCGTCGACCCAGGGATTCGACCTGCACTTCGGGTTGCCCTACTCCAACGACATGGACCCGGCCCCTGGCCTGCGGGTGACGCGCGACATGATGCTCGAGCCGCGCTCCGAGTACTGGGCCGGACGGCTGCTGCGCAACGGCGAGGTCGTCGAGCGCCCGATCCAGCAGGAGACGCTCACCGAACGCCTCACCGACGAGGCGATCCGCTTCGTGGACGCCAACCGGCGTCGGCCGTTCTTCATGCTCCTGGCCCACCCGATGCCGCACGTGCCGCTGTTCCGATCGAAGGCCTTCGCGGGTCGTAGCGCGGCGGGCGTGTACGGCGACGTGATCGAGGAGCTGGACGCCAACGTCGGTCGCCTGATCGCGGCGCTGCGCCGTGATGGGCTCGACAGGCGCACCCTGGTCGTCTTCACCAGCGACAACGGCCCGTGGCGGGTGTACGACCAGCAGGGCGGATCGGCAGGTCCCCTGCGCGACGGGAAGGCGAGTACGTGGGAGGGCGGCTATCGCGTGCCCGGTATCTTCTGGGCTCCCGGGCGCGTGGCGCCGGGCACGATCCGGCAGATCGGCGCGCACCTCGACCTGCTGCCGACCATCGCCGCCCTCACCGGCGCCACCCGCCCGACCGATCGGCCCCTCGATGGCGTCGACCTCCTGCCGACCCTGCAGCGTGGCGAGCCGAGCGCGCGGACGACCTTCGGTTTCTGGCGCAACGACGAACTCATGGCCTTCCGCAGTGGCCCCTGGAAGGCGCACTGGGTGACGCGCGGGGCGTATGGTCGGGGCGAGGCGAGGGTGGAGCACGATCCGCCGAAGCTCTATCACCTGGACATCGACCCCGGTGAGCAGTTCGACGTGGCCGCCAGCCACGCAGACGTCGTGGCGAGACTGACCGCGGAGATGCAGCAGTATCGCGCCTCGATCGACATGCCGCCGCCGCTGCTGCCCGTCAGGTAGGGCCCCACGGCGACACGCGGCACTCGCCGCGCGCCCTGCCGGCTGGAGCCTGATCGGCGCCGTCGCGCGTCCTACCCGACATGACGCGTGCGCGTGTCCGTTCCCTGGGGTCCGCGATGGTGGCGTTCCTCGCGGCGGGTGTCCTGCTGGCTGGACAAGCGGGGACGCCTCATCCCGTGTCCGGACGGATCATCGCCGGCGTGATGGGCCACGAAGGGGCGCCGTGGCTCGATCGACCCGAGCGCGAGGCGGAGGAACGTCCCAGCCTGGCCATCAAGGCCCTGCAACTGCGGCCAGGCATGGTGGTGGCCGACTTCGGCGCGGGCTCCGGCTATTACACGGAGCGGCTCGCCCGGGCCGTCGGCCCGACCGGCAAGGTGCTCGCCGTCGACCTGCAGCCGGAGATGCTGGAGATGGTCGGGCGCCGCGCGAAGAAGGCGGGCCTGACCAACATCGAGCTGGTGCGCAGCACTCCCGAGGACCCGCGCCTGCCGGCCGGCGGCGTCGACCTGATCCTCATGGTGGACGTGTACCACGAGCTCGCCTCCCCCCAGCGCGTGCTGCGCGCCATGAAGGCCGCCCTGTCACCCACCGGCCGCATCGCGATCCTCGAGTTCCGCAAGGAAGACCCGGAGGTGCCGATCCGGGCCGAGCACAAGATGAGCGTGGCGCAGGCCACCCAGGAGTTCGGCGCCGAGGGCCTCGTCCTCGACCGGCGCGTGGACTCCCTGCCCTGGCAGCACCTGTTGTTGTTCCGGGCACGGTAGACGCGCCCAGCCTCAGATCAGGGTCAGCGTGTCGTTGACCTCGAGCGCCATGGCTTCCTGCCGGAGCTCGCCCTTCAGGACCTTCACGAACGCCACCACCTCGTCGAGGTGCCGGTGCAGCGCCGCCCGGCTCACGAACGTGTTGACGATGAAGACCTGCTCGGCCACGAGGCCAGCTACGTGACTGTTCCAGACGCCGGTGGCTTCGCGGCTGGTGGCGCCGCCGAATCGCTTGGCGAGGAAGTCGAGCGCTCGCTGCACGTGGGCCGTGGTGTCGGCCCGCGCATCGACGTCGACGGTGGTCGGAATGAACAGGGCGATGCGGTTGTTGCGCTCGAGCCGGTTGGAGATGCGATCGACCGCGTCGTGCAAGGCTGCGGGGACGTCGCCGCCGCTCCGCAGCCACTCGCCGAGGGCGGCCTCGTCGTCCACGCTGGGGATCTCCACGTCATTGCCGTCGGCCAGCGTCTCGCCAGACGCGGCCCCACCGCTGACCACGGTGAGGACCGTGGCGTCAGGTCGCAGGTACCGACGGAGCGTGCCCGCCGCGGCGCGCGCGGCCCGCATCGCGTCGGCGTCGCGCGGGACCAGCAGGAGCACATCGGTCGCCTCGTCCAGCAGGAGCACCGCCTGCGGATCGGGCGGACGAGCCAGGTCCATTGCGTTGGTGATGACCAGGTTGTCGTAGATCGAGACGAGCTGCTCGATCGCCAACGACGCGGTCTGGAGCGAAGTGGTGTCGGGCGTCGCCGCGAGCACCTCGAAGCCGTCCGGATGCGCGTGGTTTCCCTCCGTAGCCGGGAGCTGCAGTGCCGCGGCCATGCCCGTGCGGTCGTTGAACGCCGTGTACGCGGTGCGCGTGCCGGTGGCCAGGCGCAGCCGACGCGCCAGCGCCAGGGCCAGCGCCATGGCGCCGCCCTCGTCGGGCGCATGGCACACCAGCACGCACCGGGCCTGCCGGCCTTCGCGCGTGAGGCGCCTGTTGGCATCCACCAGATACCCACCCAGCAATCGGGCGAGCGCAATCGCCGCCGCCGGCCAGGCCAGGAGCAACTCGAGGAAATCGGCGCGATGGAAGGCCAGGGCGTCGACGGTGCTCACGGCCTCGACGTTGGCCGACCGCGGCCGATCCTCGAGGATGCCGACTTCGCCGAACGTCGCCCCGGTCATCAGGTAGCCGAGCGTGAGTGCCTCGTGTCGCCCGATCACCCGCTTGACGGCGACGATCCCGTTGACGAGCAGGTAGACCGCATCCGACGGGGCGCCCTGGCAGACGATGACGTCGCCCGGTTCGAACCGCCGGACCGTCGCCCGAGCGGCCACCGAGGCCAGCGTCTCCGGCGGCAGGTCGGCGAACAACGCCGACGAGCCGAGTGCCGTCACGATGTCTGCGTGTGTCATGGCCAGGGTGCAGGCGCGCGTCGTGACCGCGAGGCACCGAC from Luteitalea sp. TBR-22 includes:
- a CDS encoding cyclic nucleotide-binding domain-containing protein; its protein translation is MTHADIVTALGSSALFADLPPETLASVAARATVRRFEPGDVIVCQGAPSDAVYLLVNGIVAVKRVIGRHEALTLGYLMTGATFGEVGILEDRPRSANVEAVSTVDALAFHRADFLELLLAWPAAAIALARLLGGYLVDANRRLTREGRQARCVLVCHAPDEGGAMALALALARRLRLATGTRTAYTAFNDRTGMAAALQLPATEGNHAHPDGFEVLAATPDTTSLQTASLAIEQLVSIYDNLVITNAMDLARPPDPQAVLLLDEATDVLLLVPRDADAMRAARAAAGTLRRYLRPDATVLTVVSGGAASGETLADGNDVEIPSVDDEAALGEWLRSGGDVPAALHDAVDRISNRLERNNRIALFIPTTVDVDARADTTAHVQRALDFLAKRFGGATSREATGVWNSHVAGLVAEQVFIVNTFVSRAALHRHLDEVVAFVKVLKGELRQEAMALEVNDTLTLI
- a CDS encoding DUF72 domain-containing protein, with product MAEHVPLIQIGTSGWHYPRGRGAWTGIVYPPPKARGGADELEWYAQRFRTVEVNASFYRDLDTSMTRRWVERTPPGFEFAVKLHQQFTHPRMHAPSARDKDVVPKPAPAALDAALDALTPLLDAGRLGPVLAQFPASFQATEQAMAYLAWLTEALRDVPLAVELRHRSWSDARPETLALLDAAGAAWVLIDEPKFRTSVYQSPEVFVEELRQRPWAYARLHGRNAAQWWDHDASEDRYNYLYSKDELEPFVDVAAAAAALGKKLYLYTNNHFAGNAVANAAQLRARVGDPVEAPFPRTFVERFPHLADVIRTEGLF
- a CDS encoding radical SAM protein, encoding MSAPALTITEIYPSIQGESTFAGQPCTFVRLTACDLRCRWCDTVYAFTEGRKQSVEDVLAEVRAIGLPLVELTGGEPLLQKQAIPLMQALIDEGYTVLLETGGHVPIGDVPAGVHRIVDVKCPGSGEAERMHWPNLDMLTQRDEVKFVIADRLDFDYARDVVTTYDLAARCRAVHLSPAWGLVPPADLAAWILESRLPVRLQLQQHKYVWEPSARRV
- a CDS encoding class I SAM-dependent methyltransferase, which translates into the protein MTRARVRSLGSAMVAFLAAGVLLAGQAGTPHPVSGRIIAGVMGHEGAPWLDRPEREAEERPSLAIKALQLRPGMVVADFGAGSGYYTERLARAVGPTGKVLAVDLQPEMLEMVGRRAKKAGLTNIELVRSTPEDPRLPAGGVDLILMVDVYHELASPQRVLRAMKAALSPTGRIAILEFRKEDPEVPIRAEHKMSVAQATQEFGAEGLVLDRRVDSLPWQHLLLFRAR
- the queC gene encoding 7-cyano-7-deazaguanine synthase QueC, encoding MDAAPAILLLSGGLDSYTAGAIAKAEGFRLFALTVRYGQTHVQEIEASRRAARALGVERHVELDLDLRDIARSALTGAGAVPLDRDVATAHDIPSTYVPARNTIFLSLALAWAETVGASDIVIGVNALDYSGYPDCRPEYVAAYEVMARLATAAGVGGRPLRIHAPLQHLTKADIIRRGLALGLDYGLTHSCYAPTPDGRPCGRCDSCQLRARGFADAGVPDPALRPAAPDSRFPSPDSRLPTPDSRLPTADCRSVMPPTTTFAVTDAEIASAYPVMRQLRPHLDEAAFVERVRAAERLGLRLVLHADRGRVVAVAGFRLLEQLKNGLVLYVDDLVTDEGERSKGHGDALLHWLVAYAREQGCVAFELDSGVQRHGAHRFYLRHRMRISAYHFVIDL
- a CDS encoding sulfatase — its product is MRVALLACVIALIATAPRPAAQGRAERPNVIVILADDMGYGDLGSYGNPTIRTPHLDRLAAEGQRWTSFYAGGPVCSPSRAALLTGRLPVRSGVYGRENPTTGANSGPGVFGPSLPTGLPSSEVTIAEMLKARGYATALIGKWHLGDRPEMLPSTQGFDLHFGLPYSNDMDPAPGLRVTRDMMLEPRSEYWAGRLLRNGEVVERPIQQETLTERLTDEAIRFVDANRRRPFFMLLAHPMPHVPLFRSKAFAGRSAAGVYGDVIEELDANVGRLIAALRRDGLDRRTLVVFTSDNGPWRVYDQQGGSAGPLRDGKASTWEGGYRVPGIFWAPGRVAPGTIRQIGAHLDLLPTIAALTGATRPTDRPLDGVDLLPTLQRGEPSARTTFGFWRNDELMAFRSGPWKAHWVTRGAYGRGEARVEHDPPKLYHLDIDPGEQFDVAASHADVVARLTAEMQQYRASIDMPPPLLPVR